Proteins encoded together in one Musa acuminata AAA Group cultivar baxijiao chromosome BXJ3-6, Cavendish_Baxijiao_AAA, whole genome shotgun sequence window:
- the LOC103989437 gene encoding protein GOS9 yields the protein MHAGVISSINTLSHLSLRVRCKKSFLPSLPMAGVIKVGSWGGNKGAHWDMGPASRITRVQIYAGLIVDSIKVQYVVDGTHNETRRHGGSGGKPHQFQLREREYIKCISGHVKDFGGTRCVSQLTFVTNLRKTHGPFGQGGGVAFSVPVAEGRIIGFFGNAEKYLNALGIYLKPN from the exons ATGCATGCCGGGGTAATTTCTTCTATAAATACCCTATCTCATCTCTCTCTGAGAGTGCGCTGTAAGAAGAGCTTCCTACCGAGCTTGCCAATG GCAGGAGTGATCAAGGTGGGATCATGGGGAGGGAACAAAGGCGCTCACTGGGACATGGGACCTGCTTCCCGCATCACAAGGGTGCAGATTTATGCTGGGTTGATCGTCGACTCCATTAAGGTTCAGTACGTCGTTGACGGCACGCACAACGAAACGCGCCGGCACGGAGGCTCCGGCGGCAAACCCCACCAG TTTCAACTCCGGGAGAGAGAATACATCAAATGTATCTCAGGCCATGTCAAAGACTTCGGTGGAACTCGATGCGTATCCCAACTCACCTTTGTCACTAATCTGAGGAAGACACACGGTCCATTCGGACAGGGTGGTGGGGTCGCTTTCTCCGTTCCTGTCGCCGAGGGTAGGATCATCGGCTTCTTTGGAAATGCAGAGAAGTATCTTAATGCGCTCGGGATCTACTTGAAGCCTAATTAA